The stretch of DNA CCTAAGCCCAGGATATTGTTTAGCTATTTCTAGGAGTTTAGGCCAGCCAGAGTTTCTCTAAGAACGTATTGTAATCAAAATCAGCTCTGACAGAATTAAGCGCAAGTCTAACAGCATCAGCAGGATCCTCCATGCTATTTGTATAAACTTCTATTCTGATCTCCGGTCTCCAGGGTTCACCGAGGAAATAGGATTTTACTGGCACCGTATCCCTATTGGGAAGCTTGTATAGCTTTCTACAACTCTTCTCGCCTGGCTCATATATCTAGGGCATAGGAAGCCCAGGTATTGAAAACCTCTGGAGATGAAGAGTAAACCAGTAGGGAGGCTTAGGTTTATGAGTATATGAATAAAATGTGAGTGGGATTTCAACCACCTCCATGTACAAACCTATGGTATGGATCTTTGTGTTAAGGTAGGTACTTTTTGATTTTTGATGTTTTAAACGCCGTTATGATCATTATTCTATCCTGAAACTCCTTGTATATCGTAACTAGCACTTTATCGTTCAGTCTTTTTATACATCGATACAAGCCCTCTAATTCTTCGATTTTGTCTGGTTCCCGTAAGCATTGTTCTACCTGTTCCCTTGTAATACCCCTCTGGCGGAGTCTCTCTAAGGCGTGTAGTGTGTAGAATATTTTCAAGCCTCAAGCACCATAGCCTCTGGACCCTCCGTCACTAGCCTGTGGAGATCGATCTTCTTCTTGGAAAATCCTAGTATCTCTATCCCTACAATCTCCCCATGCTCGTCATAATCTACAATAATTCCGGGTGCTATCTCTTCCGAGTCAACAATCCTACTCTCCTTAACCCTGATATACAGGGCGTCACTTGAACGATCATACTTCAACCTTATTTCGCTAGGCAATTCGAGCCTCCGTCTACTTTACTATTGCATTGATCACTCTTATTATTCTGTCATCACATCGATTAGGGTGCTTTATGTTGCATTACTATCAGCAGTGATGAGTGGCAAAGAGAATCACTCACGAGTGCATGTTGCATCCTATCATGCATTCATGCAACGTGGGTATTTATAGCGCGGGTCTCTGGAGCCGGAGGTCCCGGGTCCCTAATCCCGCCGCGGGCCCGCCCCAGAGGTTTTCGATATGTGATAATCCTCCTTTCCTAATATTCTTACTTAACTTCTAGGGTTAGTTCAAGTCCTATTTCAAATATCTCATCTTTTAACTCTTCTTCGTAGGTAACGAATTCTACCTTATTTTTCGCTTTATAGTCTGATACTCCCAAAATGGCTATCGCTGGAATGTGGAATTTATTTGCTAGGTGATAAACAATAGCCGTCTCCATATCTATGCTTTCAGCATCCCTTTTAATGATATCATAAGTAAGCGAAAGCTTAGTTAGATGATTATCTGGTAGTATTACATTAAATCCATGTTTTTCGGCAATATTTAAAGCAGCCTTCTTCGAAGTATTATCTGCTATACCTTCAATGTCCAAGGCTTCTAGAGCGGCTCTAACAGGTATGGCTATAGTCTTATCTTCTGGGGGGAGGTTAGATGGCAGCTACCTAATTAAAGTTATATATCTTGGGTTCTTCACATATAAGAAGCTAACTAAGAATATCTAATGTCCTTGAAGTACCATAGGTAACGGAATACCAGACTATCTTGTCATGGCGCCGGAATGCAAAACCTTGGCCTCTAATCTTTAAATACCTCTTTCTTCTATGGTAATGGCTGTATATGTCCCATAGTCCTTCAAGCAATATAATATGAGGATTAGGCTTATCTCTGACTCTTAGATCTTGGGGGGAAATACTAGGCCTTGACAGCGTGAGGCTAATTATGTTTTTAGGGTGCCAGCATTATTCTCGCCGCGTACTTTACAGTTTCTAATTAGTTTAGGGATTTCTAGATTCACCCAGCTTTCTAAGGAATTCTTCAAGCGTTCTTCTAGATATCCAGAAGCCGCTCTCAATGAGCTTATCTATTATTGGCTTTGCCTTAGAGGTCAATCCCTTGTACTTGGCTAACGCTATTACACCCAGCGTACCCATTACCTGTAATCCTAGCTTCTTAGCTAGATTTCTAGCATCACGGTCGTCCATAAGTAGCAAGCCCGCATTGCGTTCAAAAGCTAGAACTATCGCTTCCGCCTCTCCCGTGTCCACAAACTCCTCGAAGAGAGACACTAGCCTCCTATCCACTACTTCCTCTACTCGTATAAAACCCGCTCTCACAACTTTCTCGCTGCCCGGCTTGCCTGCAACAGTAATTTCAGCCCAAACAGTTTCTGGAACGAGGACTTCACCGAAGAGCTTCTCCAGAAGGTCTAGACGACATACCCTGGCGAGCGCGATGATAATGCTTGAATTAGAGACTACGAGAAGCCTCTCTTCATCCTCATTACTTCTCTGCAAGCTTCTTGGCGACCTCCAAATCCTCCTTCAACTCCTCCTCGCTATAGTGTAGCGGTATCCCTTCTCTGGCTAGTAGTTCTAGAAAATCCCATTTTGAGAGACCAGCAATCTTTCTAGCCTGGCCCAGGCTAGCTATACCCTTCTCGTAGAGCCTTAGTGCTAGCTCGATCCTAAGCCTCTTCTCAAGCTCGCCGGGAGGAACACGGAGGCCTTCAGGAACCTCGATAACAATCCTTCTACTACCAATCCCAGCCACTTGAGTCCCCCACTAACACTTATACTGAGGAAATTATTAGCCTTAACAGCCCTAAGCTCGGCAGTCTCATGAATTGCCTTACAGGACATAAATGTGTTGTAAATCGTCCCAGAATACCATCAAACCTTGGAACATCTCCTTATAAGTGCCAGCTTCCGGAGCCGCGGGGTCCCGGATCCCTAATCCCAGCGGGCCCGCCACAAAACTATTTATATCATCATTAACCTACACTTAGAATGTATCGATTACCGAGACCATAAGATGAAGCCGACCATCTCTCAAGTACGAAAATTCCATATGCTTCGATGAGTTATGTGTCTAAGCAATGCAATTTATTATTAATTTATATTGAATTAGTTTACGGGAACTCTCAAGTCGGAAGGTGTGTATAGAATTACACCGTAGGCTTTAAGGCAGTTCTCAATGTAATCGTTCTTGTTCCAGGTTAAAAGGATCACATTCTTATACTTTTCGGATAGGTGTAGTGCTAGTGCTGCAAAGTCAGCGTCAGCGAGATCTTTAACGCATTCTCCGGCTTTCTCCATATAAGCGTTATAAGTCCCTTTCTCGACCATGTTTACGTTTAATAATAGGATTCTGATAGCAGCTCGCAATTCTTCTACTGAGACCTTCTTTCTTTTGGCTAGTTCTTCCAGGTGCTCGTCTATTTCGTGTAGTGCCTTCTCTGATGTGAAGGCTTTTATGCCGAGGACGTCTATGAGATATATTACAACCTGTCTAGTATAGCTTCCATGTCTAAGCACGGATGCTAGGATGATGTTTGTATCAAGAACTAGCGCCTCGCCATCCTTCTCCTCATCCTTATCCATTCTAGGTCATCCTCTTCAAGGCCGTGCTTTGACAGGATTTCCTCTAGGAGAGCTAGCTTAACGGCTGCCCTGGCTATTGCGTCTTCCCCCAAACCCCTTTTGCGGGCCTCCTCAACAATCCACCTCGGGAGGCGAACGCGTACTACGGCATCCTCAGTACTCAAACCTAAACCACCAACTGAGGAAAAGCAAATTCCAAGATTAATAGTTTCTCGGCTGCATAGTTACCCTAAAACCATAGTATGTTACATTATTATCAAGATTGAAAATCACGTCAGAACATCAACCATAATGCATGTCGCATTCCTCCATGAACCGTGCAACCAGAGTATTTAAGTGTCAGCCTCAGGAGCCGGAGGTCCAGGGTCCCTAATCCCGCCGCGGGCCCGCCACGACATTAGCAAAACTGCCAAAAACGTCTAGAAAATATATTGATAGCCGAGGACGCAAAACAAGACCGAGCTCGTCTCGAATGTGATAGTATGGAGTGATCTAACATATACTAATCTATAACTCTTCGAAAGGTCTTGAATACGTTTCTTACCTATTTACAGCCCATATATTTCATTAGCTCCTCTAATTCATTATTACTTAGGATATAGAATGATTTGATTCCTGCTTTTCTAGCATTCTGCGCCTGTACTTTATCGCTTGTCGCCACAGGCAGATTTAGGGTCTTTGCCAGTCCAAGATAATAAGAGTCTGCCCCCCTCGACCCAGTTGCTAGCGCTATTTCAACGGCTATCCTGAAATATGCTTCATCGCCAACTAGGATTACCTTACTGCTAAAAGCATCAAGTACTCGCTCTACGATAGAGGGTGCCAGGTATCTCACCAGGACGCCAGCAACCTCTACTAGGAACAGGCGTGGTGCGTAAACGCTTATACTGTGGCGTTCAATGCATTCCACCACTTTCTCAGCTATCTGAGCCCGGGCTTTATCTTTAGCGGCAAACAAGTCTGCAGCAAGGGATGCATCTACTACTAAACCGCCCTTATGCAAGCCTACTCCTCTCTCTAGACAAAATCTCGCTTGGCTCCTCCCTCTCTTGAGACAACCTACGCCTTATCCTTCTGGCTAACTCTGCGAGATTCTCCCTTATAATAATATCAACCTCTTCACCATCCTCAAGATTAACGGGCTCAAGAGGCTTCAGCACGCCCTTCTCATATCTAACCCTAATAACTTTAGACATCCCTATCTCCACCCTCCTTAACTCCATACAGAGACTCTAAGCCTTTACCCTAAATATGTCGCGTTATTATCCAATATGATACGAAGCCCGGATTATCACATTAGCTGGTGTGTTCCATTCTACAATGCACATATGCAACACAGTTATTTATATAGCGCCTTCTCTGGAGCCGCGGGCCCCTGGGGTTCAAACCCGCGGCGGGCCCGCGACAAAACTATCTATACCATCATTAACCTATGCTTAATACTCAACCACCTCTTCCCTGGTATACACACCTGTCCCTCCAAAAGCCAGATCGAACCTCCTCCGGAGGAGCTTCTCTATCGACTGGATTATCTCAACATGGTTCTCACCCTTAAACGCCATAATCTCAGCAGCGGAATGGTCAGGGTTGCCTTGGAGGGGGGATTGTCAATAGTGGGTATAGACATGGAGGGGGATCTCAGGTAGGGTGAGAGGGTGTGGTAATAGTGTGAATCCCGTTCCTGCCAGGTATCCAACTGAGGCGCATCCGGCTGCTTCGAGGAGCTGTCTCCCGAGGCTCCTCTCCCTGTACGTCTTCTTTATGGGGCCATCTGCCTTTTCCACGCCTTCCGGATCTTATCGTGAGGCGACGAAAAGTAAAGACCTAGATAAAGTAATTTGGTAGAAGAGGTGAGAATAGTGGCAAAGGGGGTAGGAGGCAAAGCCGAGACTACCGCAGAAGAAGCGGCAATAGAGGTCCTGGAGGCGCAAGTAAAGAAAGAATCAAAACTACTCTGGGAGATAGCAGGAACAGCAGTATGCTCTGTTGCGTTATTCCCAGCAGGAACAGTCCCAGCCCACCTCATAACGCCCACGCTTGATGTCATCATCGGGGATAGCACGGTAACCGTTGGATGGGTGACCATAGGGGGGACGGGAGGATGAGCAGGGAGCTGATAGGCCTCGGGGCAGGCATACTCATCCGGCTCCTACTCAAAAACCTCAAGAAGAAGGGGCAGCACATAGAGGAAAGGGCGCCGCCCCAGCTGACCCGGGAGCAGATAGACCAGTACATAGTAGACACTACAATAGACGAGGCGTACGAACAGCTACAGGCAGAATACGACAGGGCATACCGGGAGCTCCTGAAGAGAGAGAAGGAAGCGGAAGACCCCCACATCAAAAAACTCATACAAAACATAAAGGAATACCACGAACTATTCAGGAAAGATAACGAGATGAGGCCCCCCTGGATGCTCACAGCAATCCTGCTAAACGAAGCCCTAAAACACGGAGTAAAAGACAGGGACAAGATATACCAGTACATCCTAAAAGCAAGCTGGGAGTACGCAAAGGAAATAGCACAAGCCCTCCCAGCCAAGAAGTACCAGGGCAGATACACCCGGGCGTACGCAGACCAAATGAGAAATCCCTTTATATCAATCATAGAAATCGAGGCGATGATAAGAGAAGCAAACAGGGATGATCCGAAGTGGAAAAAATATACACAGATGTTTGATCTGTATTGGAACAAGATTCCGGACGACATCTATAATAGGGCCGACTCGCAGCATCATGAAGTAACAAAATACCTGCAACTCCTGGAAGAGGCCCTTCGTGAGGCAGAAAGGGAATCGGGGGTAGAGCCCTTCTGGCACAAGACCCCCGAGGAAATCCTCGGCATAGGACCGGGAGAGGGTCCCGCGCCGGCGGGAGAGCCGATACTCGCCTACCCGGACAGGTACCCGACACTAGCCCAGAAGGTCCTGCTCAAGACCCTCGTCCTGGGAGAGTTCCTGAGGGAGGGAGGGGGCGTCCACAGGGACCTCTACAGGGCCCTGAGGAACCTCCTCGACTCGCCGCTAACCACGAACCACTGGTACCCCTTCCTCGCCGAGTGGTTCGAGAACCTGGAGAAGGGCAGGCACGTGAGCCCCCTAACCCAGCTCCTCCAGAAGCTGCCGGTAAACCCCGAGCTCAAGCAGAGGGCATACAGGTACCTCGCACAGATAGAGCAGGGGAAGAGCATCAGCGAGATACCCGAAGAGGAGAGGAAAGCCTTCAGGGAGGTCATCGAGCGATTAAAAAATGAGATATGGAGGAACCCGGACAGATTCGTACCCATCGTCGAGGAGCTCACCTACGCCACGGGCATGAACATCAAGGACGCCGCCAAGACCCTTATAGGGGTGCTGGACGACTTCGCGAAGATATACTCGGGTGAGAAGAGCCCGAGGCAGGCGGGCATAGAGCGTGACGCCACCCAGGTCCTCCACGTCATCAAGAACCTCCGGGACAGGGGCAACTACGTAGACCCCTACCACGTCACCGAGACCCTGATAAACATCATAGAGCAGCACATCCAAGACCCGCTCCTGAGGGAGGCCTACAAGAGGATCCTGGAACACTACCAGAGGACACACGGAGAAATACCGAGGGATCTACGCTACCTTGAAAGGGTTGTAGAGGAGGAGAGGGAGCTGGAGGAGAAGCTTAAAGGGTTAGAACGCGAAAACAGAAAGCTCTCCGAGGGAGATATCCGGAGGACAGCCATGCTTTACAGGACCCTCATGCTCCTCACACCACACCCAAGCCTGGAAGACATCAAACGGTTCTACTCGAGGCTCGCAGAGAGACTGAAAGTCAAGGTGGGAGAGGAGTCATTCCTGCCCGTCCACGGGCCTGTAGCGGAGGATGTGGCGTCCAGCTTCGCAGCCATAAGGAGGGCAAAGCCGGAGGAGAGGGAGCGGGTGGTGAGGAGGGAGATTTCCGGCTTCGAGCCCCTCTTCCACGCGGCACCCCACATAAAGGAGGGTGTCATGTCCGTGCTTGCCGCCACACGGAGCAATATAGTGTCGGGGGAGAAGCACGAAGAGTTCATAAGACACCTGGAGAGAACGCAGGTGAGGAGACCGTTAGAATAGGGTTATGCCTCGTCGCTCCCGGTGCCCGTGTCGCCCATCCAAACCACCTCTCTAACATTTTGCACAGGGAAGTATAAAAAGTGGCAGTGGAGAGGGTGAAACGTAAACACCCAGGAATAAAATGTTAGCTTGGAGAAGACTGTGGTAAAACCATCGGTCGGCAAGGAGACTCTCCAGCTGATCAAACGGGTTATCCTGTAGGAGGCGGGGAAGCTGGGAGTAGGAGTAGAGATGATAGTATTGCTTGGGAGTAGGGCCTGGGGCAAGGCCGGACTCGGACTGTATATCAGCAATAATATTTCCGAGAACAACGCTATTCAGGTCGACGATAGCTTTTCAAAGGTTTGTTCTGCCGGGCCTCTTTTCTCGGTTTCGAGGAGTATGCTGAGGATTATGCTCGTGTCGATGTAGGCGGTTTTCATTGTGTGTGTGCGCCTCTTCCTCAAGCTCTAATAGCTCTTTGATTGAGGATTTCCCGAGGGCTCCCCTATACTTCCTACGGACTTTCATAAGGTCGCGTTTACCGTTACCACTACCTCCTCGCCCTCCTCAAGATCCAAAGGCTCGAGAGGCTTTAGCACACCCTTCTCATATTTAACCCTAATAGCTTTAGATATCCCTATCTCCACCCTCCCTAACTGCATACAGAGACTCTAAGCCATTATCCTAGATGTTGCGCTATTATCGGCTGGGAGAAGCCGGGAGTGGATGTTGCATCCTATCATGCACTAATGCAACATTAATTTATTTGTCCCGGCCCCGGAATCCCGAGGAGCCCGCCACAACACAGTCTAAAACATTACCAAATACCATAGGGAATATATCGGTAGCCGAGATCTCAGGGTGCCGGCCCTTCGGCCAGGTGGGTTTCAGGGATGATTAAATGTTGCGTTTCTTCGCCACTTGTCCAACCGGTATACGTTGAATGGATCTACGGAGCCGTTGGAACCCAGCAGTTTTTCATCATAGCTTCATAAAAGGAGTTTATTTTAAATTTTCCTATGCTTAGGCGGCATTGTGGTTTTATTATGTGCGCGAGTCTGGTGTAATCATCAGTGTGGTACATGGGACATGCGTTTCTTCGAAGTTGTTTTGGTATATATGGTAATATATAGGAGTCCTATGTTAACGTTGTTTTTGGGTCGGCTATATGACCCCAAGTGATATCCCTGGATACGACTACGGTAGAGTGGAGAAAAGCCCTATAACCGACCTGGAGTTCGATCTTCTGAAGAAAACAGTTATGCTCGGTGAAAAAGATGTAATGTACCTAAAGAAGGCCTGCGATGTGCTAAAGGACCAGGTTGACGAGATACTGGATCTATGGTACGGCTGGGTCGCCTCGAACGAGCACCTAATCTACTACTTCTCAAATCCGGATACTGGTGAGCCTATCAAAGAATATCTTGAGCGGGTTAGGGCCAGATTCGGGGCCTGGATCCTGGACACCACATGCCGAGACTATAACAGGGAGTGGCTAGATTACCAGTATGAGGTAGGGCTGAGGCATCATAGGAGTAAGAAGGGAGTTACAGATGGAGTGAGGACAGTGCCGCACATACCACTAAGGTATTTAATAGCATTCATTTATCCAATAACAGCTACAATAAAGCCATTCCTAGCAAAGAAAGGTGGCAGCCCAGAGGATATCGAGGGAATGTATAACGCGTGGTTCAAATCAGTAGTCCTCCAAGTAGCCATTTGGAGCCATCCATACACAAAAGAAAACGACTGGTAGCGCCTCCCCACATTTTTACACCTTTTTAAACCATCCACCCATATAAGCAAAATCCGAAGAACACTACTGTAACCATGGGAGCATTGTTATGCATGAAGACGACGTCAGCATTAAGATAGTCTCGGCTATAGAAAGAATAGCGAGAGCCTACAGGATTCTAATAGCCAGAGAGTCGTATAAACACGGTCTAACCCCCCTCCAGGCCAGTATACTATTATACATCTACAACTCTCCTCCAAACCACCGTACAATCAGCAGCTTAGTAAGAGAGCTTGGAGTCAAGCAGCCTACAATAAGCGACTCCGTGAGGGCACTCATATCTAAAGGGCTAGTCACATATGAGCCGCACAGGTCCGATAGAAGGGTAAAAATCCTAAAGCTAACCCCAAAAGGTGTCGAGATTGCTGAAAGCCTGAAATCCTGGCAAACTGTGGCTGCCGAAGCTGTTGACTTGAGTAGAGGAGAGAGGGAGGCGCTCTTGGAACTCCTCCTGAAATACATGGCATCACTATATAGGTATGGAGTAATAGAGGTGGCCAGAACGTGCTTCACGTGCACATACCTCGAGGCAAAAAATAGAGGCGAGGGAGTAAGCTACTATTGCAGCCTGCTGAAAAGAGAGCTTGGTAGGAGTGGGCTAAGGGTAGACTGTCCAGAGCACAGTCCTAAACGAATATGAACAGGTGAGCTTTTCAGGGAAAGCTACGCTTGGTATCTCTTATAATGGCGTGTCGGCTCAAACACACTTAACGACTCTAACATAAACCGGGGCATGCCAGTTCTCTTCAGTGTTTGTGGAAAGTCTAGCATAAGCACGTTCAATACACTTGTTATAGTTCTTTATCAGTATTTTTAGCCAAAGTGGTTTCTGCTAGAACACTTCCAAGCGATTTCTTTATAATTTCGAATATGACTTGCTCTACGAAATGTTTAGTAACGCAGAATTCGCAGGGTTTTAGCTTCTCTGCTATTGCTACCAGCTCGTCACCTCTGGTCGCTATTAGCTTCTCCACTATTCTTTTAACATCGTCCTTAACCTCTTCAGCCATTTCCTCTATCAACTTATCTGCCTCGGGATCCCCTGTGTAGGCGTAGTACCTGCTTTTAGCGACATACTTATACGTTCGGCCGACCCTAGTAAGATCAACAAGACCGCTGTCCTTGAGTATGGAGAGGTGATACCTAATGGTATTGGCGGTTTTCATTATCCCCCTTTCCCTGAGACTCCTAACTATCTCCTCAACACTCATAGGCCGCTCGTGAAGCATCTCCAAAATCATAATCCTAAGCTCATCACTAAGCGCCTTAGCCTCCTCAAGCCTAACTGGTATTAGCCTCCTAACCCCGCCGCTTAGCCTTAAACCCTTTTCATCCAAACACGCGCCACCCCCTGATAATAATACTTCCTAGGACGTTTTCACACTATCTAAAATCTTAAGCATAGGATATCTTAAGGTGAGTAGGCACAGTCAGCAGTAGAATATGCTAGTTATTCCTATCAGGAGGAGGCTGTATTGTAGCCACTGTCATCCTGGGCAAGTTTCTTCACTTCTTCGAGCGCCTCGACGACGTGCCTCTCAGCGTTCATAAAACCTCTAATGACTTTAGCTATCCTCCCCTCACTGTCTATCACAAAAGTCGCCCTATCCGCAAACCTAATCGGTCCTAGGCCTTTGAGCACCCCAAAAAGACTTGAACGCTTCGCCTTCAACATCGCTTGCCAGCCTAAACCTGACCCCATAATTCTGTGCGAACCTCCTGTTCCTCCCCGGAGGGTCCATTGATACTCCTATGACTTCAGCCCCCAGCTTTTTGAACTCCTCGTAAAGCCCGTTAAACCCTATAGCCTCCCGCGTGCAGCCAGGTGTAAAAGCCTTCGGGTAGAAGTAGAGGACAACACTCCTTCCCCTCAGCTGGGAGAGTCTAATGGTAGATCCGTCGATGAGCTGTATCTCAATATCGGGTGCTGGGTCGCCAACGCTGAGCATTAGATGCTCGACCAGTAGCTGACGTACTGGTTTTGATTTATTATGCGTCGGTATATAGTGTATAACGCCTTAGTCTCACGCCTATTTTGCCTAGACCCTTTCGATGCTGCCGGGGGGATAGGCGTGTGAGGGGGTTACAGTCTTGCCAGCCAGTGTCTATGCCGTGTCACGTTCTTGATATGGTGTAGAGTATTGAGAGACCTGCAAGACTGGCCACCGTGATCGCGGCTAAAGGCGCGGCGAGTTCCATCCCATAGCCCTCGCTGGCCAGTCTGTAGTAGGTTGCGGTGGCTATAACCCCCTGTACGAGGAAGAGGGCGGCGAGGACTACCATAGCCTTGCCCACGGGCGTGTGGCTTATCCTCCCATAATTGGCCGCCAGAAGGATTGCGAGGACAAGCTGTGCAATAGCCGCGACCAATGCTATAGCCCACAGAGGGTTCACAGCCTAACACCCACCCTCCTTATAGAATCCTCAATAACACTCCAATGCCTCTCAGCCAGGTTTGTGAGTGCATACGGAGCCCCATATCCCTCGTAGAGCCTAGCTATAAGTCCGTGCCTAGCGAGGACCTCTAGGTGGTGTAAAACCGTCCTATAATTGAGGCCCAACTCTTGCGATAGCTGGTGAGCATTCCTCGGGCGCTCCCTTAGCAGCATCAGAATCCTGGCTCTTGTAACCCCGCCTCTACTACCCTCTATAAGCCACCTCACAAGAAGGCCAACTCCATCCACACCGCTAGGCACAGAGGCACCCGCCCCCGGCGTCGCTGCTAGAGGCCCGACAACCCATGTTAAAGAAGAGGCTGGGGCGCTTAATTAACAGGTCGGTGAGCCCCGTCTAGAATCCCTAGTCCCAGCAGTGGTTCTGCTAGCTTTTCCGCCAATGGTTAGTTTAGTTGCTAGATATGTTTTGGCGTAGGAATTTGTATACAATTTGTATACAAAGTTGGGAAATTGCTATACTAAGTGTTTAATAGGTTTAAATGTGGGGTCGCGGGCGTGGCATCTGTTAGTACGAGGTACGCTTTGGTGGGCCTGTTAATAGCGGTCATCGCTATAGTGGCGATTGCTTACTTATACCTGGGTGGAGGCGGCTATGGGGGGCAGGAAACGACAAGCCCTGGTGAGGAGGCCACCGGAGCTGGCGGAAGTACCGTTGTCAAGGTGGAGTTGTACGAGTGGGGTATCAAGATTGACAAAACCATGTTTAAAGCCGGTGAGAAAGTAGTATTCGAGGTTGTTAACAAGGGGAGCTACACCCATGCATTCGAGATTGAAAACGATGATATAGGGTTCGAGGTTGAGACGAAAAATCTAGCGCCAGGCGAGTCGACCAAGCTTGAGGTCGTGTTTCCCCAGCCCGGCGAGTATGAAGTATACTGCCCGATTGACGGGCATAGGGATTTCGGTATGGAGGCGTTAATAACTGTGAGCGGCTGACCACCTAATCGATCGTCTCGGGGCGAAAGCTTAACTTTCTGGATAGTCTCGGGCGCCCAAGAGTTTAGTAAGAATTTAGTAACCGAGGATTTTGTGATCACACTATCTTTACGGAGCTCGACACTGCTTTAACGTTCACTCTCACCCTGTTGCCGCCAGGTGTTCCAGCATCTTTCTTAACTTCAAGCCTGGAAAGCCTCGCTACCTGCTCCTCAACGTAGTAGGTCTTGTCCCCCTCGAACTCTATTGTCACCCCGCTCGACTTTGCGTCAACATCTATCCAGTACTCCCCCCGGGTGGCCGGTGCTATAGCTAGCTTTACACCGCTGGAGTCGGCCTCAACATATACTCCGCCACCCGGTTTTATCTTCGACCTACCCTTTACACCGCTGGAGTCGGCCTTCACGCTGACATAGTCTAACGGGGCATCCAAGGCTTCAATGGCGATACCACTGGAGTCGGCTATAACAGCGAGGGCCTCCAAGGGCGCCTCAACAATTGCCGAAGCGGAGTCTAAGCGCAGCTTTGCCACGAGCCTGCCGTTCCTCTCGCTGAACCCAAGCCTCACGTCCCCCCCGATACTTCTGTAGCCCTTGAGTGAGAGCCTCTTCTCCACTGTCCCCTTTATTTTCACCTCGGAGGAGTCGGCCTCCACGATCAGGAGTATATTCTTGCTAAGGCTCTTCTGCATGCTGATACCTACACCGCTCCACGGGCCTATCCCCATCTTATTTCTCAGTATTGAGCCGAGGGTTCTCGCCAGATCACGTAGGGGCATAGATCTGGCGGTCCAACCCTTTTCACCCAAGGATTTTTCACGACGCTTCACGCCACACTCACCCCCCGCCTCCTACGTCTCTCCCATCCGAAAGGCTTTACTAGCTCTAGATGAGGCCCGCCTGCCAACCCTGCCAAGCTGGGCAGGGTTATGCCATCTATATACCTCTCATACTCGACAACCAGCTCCCCGGCGAGGCCCTTCGGCAGGCTCCTAGTCCTCCTCTTAAACTGTATTTTAGACATTGTCTTCCACAGGCCAAGCCTCATCCTGAGCCTGAGGTACATTAAACCGAGTCTGACTGTCAATCCCAGAACCCTGGCGGCTAGAATTACCGCCGCGACTATCCTCCTAGTCCGTTGCAAGCTTTATCAC from Aeropyrum pernix K1 encodes:
- a CDS encoding DUF4258 domain-containing protein; the protein is MKIFYTLHALERLRQRGITREQVEQCLREPDKIEELEGLYRCIKRLNDKVLVTIYKEFQDRIMIITAFKTSKIKKYLP
- a CDS encoding DUF2283 domain-containing protein, with amino-acid sequence MPSEIRLKYDRSSDALYIRVKESRIVDSEEIAPGIIVDYDEHGEIVGIEILGFSKKKIDLHRLVTEGPEAMVLEA
- a CDS encoding DUF3368 domain-containing protein is translated as MQRSNEDEERLLVVSNSSIIIALARVCRLDLLEKLFGEVLVPETVWAEITVAGKPGSEKVVRAGFIRVEEVVDRRLVSLFEEFVDTGEAEAIVLAFERNAGLLLMDDRDARNLAKKLGLQVMGTLGVIALAKYKGLTSKAKPIIDKLIESGFWISRRTLEEFLRKLGESRNP
- a CDS encoding UPF0175 family protein translates to MAGIGSRRIVIEVPEGLRVPPGELEKRLRIELALRLYEKGIASLGQARKIAGLSKWDFLELLAREGIPLHYSEEELKEDLEVAKKLAEK
- a CDS encoding PIN domain-containing protein, which encodes MDKDEEKDGEALVLDTNIILASVLRHGSYTRQVVIYLIDVLGIKAFTSEKALHEIDEHLEELAKRKKVSVEELRAAIRILLLNVNMVEKGTYNAYMEKAGECVKDLADADFAALALHLSEKYKNVILLTWNKNDYIENCLKAYGVILYTPSDLRVPVN
- a CDS encoding type II toxin-antitoxin system VapC family toxin — encoded protein: MHKGGLVVDASLAADLFAAKDKARAQIAEKVVECIERHSISVYAPRLFLVEVAGVLVRYLAPSIVERVLDAFSSKVILVGDEAYFRIAVEIALATGSRGADSYYLGLAKTLNLPVATSDKVQAQNARKAGIKSFYILSNNELEELMKYMGCK
- a CDS encoding antitoxin family protein; this encodes MSKVIRVRYEKGVLKPLEPVNLEDGEEVDIIIRENLAELARRIRRRLSQEREEPSEILSRERSRLA
- a CDS encoding antitoxin family protein, yielding MEIGISKAIRVKYEKGVLKPLEPLDLEEGEEVVVTVNATL
- a CDS encoding protoglobin domain-containing protein, which encodes MTPSDIPGYDYGRVEKSPITDLEFDLLKKTVMLGEKDVMYLKKACDVLKDQVDEILDLWYGWVASNEHLIYYFSNPDTGEPIKEYLERVRARFGAWILDTTCRDYNREWLDYQYEVGLRHHRSKKGVTDGVRTVPHIPLRYLIAFIYPITATIKPFLAKKGGSPEDIEGMYNAWFKSVVLQVAIWSHPYTKENDW
- a CDS encoding MarR family winged helix-turn-helix transcriptional regulator; its protein translation is MHEDDVSIKIVSAIERIARAYRILIARESYKHGLTPLQASILLYIYNSPPNHRTISSLVRELGVKQPTISDSVRALISKGLVTYEPHRSDRRVKILKLTPKGVEIAESLKSWQTVAAEAVDLSRGEREALLELLLKYMASLYRYGVIEVARTCFTCTYLEAKNRGEGVSYYCSLLKRELGRSGLRVDCPEHSPKRI
- a CDS encoding ArsR/SmtB family transcription factor, with amino-acid sequence MDEKGLRLSGGVRRLIPVRLEEAKALSDELRIMILEMLHERPMSVEEIVRSLRERGIMKTANTIRYHLSILKDSGLVDLTRVGRTYKYVAKSRYYAYTGDPEADKLIEEMAEEVKDDVKRIVEKLIATRGDELVAIAEKLKPCEFCVTKHFVEQVIFEIIKKSLGSVLAETTLAKNTDKEL
- a CDS encoding peroxiredoxin — translated: MLSVGDPAPDIEIQLIDGSTIRLSQLRGRSVVLYFYPKAFTPGCTREAIGFNGLYEEFKKLGAEVIGVSMDPPGRNRRFAQNYGVRFRLASDVEGEAFKSFWGAQRPRTD